One genomic window of Punica granatum isolate Tunisia-2019 chromosome 1, ASM765513v2, whole genome shotgun sequence includes the following:
- the LOC116192242 gene encoding uncharacterized protein LOC116192242 isoform X2 gives MGLDREGSKGGGYVGGFFHLFDWKAKSRKKLFSSKSEIPEHSKQGKKNDGNLPTTRVYLMDEDDSGMWPNSRGNTDYSCASSVTDEDGCGSRGPSVVARLMGLDSMPATYSSEPYSTPFFDTQSLRDAEYSRRRNVEYSQNYHEMLHSGDLIVKTGDSFRNHVESKPQSIVNRPIEKFQTEVIPPKSAKTIPITQHKLLSPIKCPGFVPSRNAAHIMEAAAKIIESAPQATSLKGKMALQGVSSSTGQLRVRDLKEREETVPKAPLGGPSPVPLRGRDLKEKVEAAQKAALRLPEASRRQADSDSAAARYLRGHALSKSFNGGAGPSSSFRASADKEESSYGSKNNGRSISLAIQAKVNIQKREGLTSGERSQSMAHPIEQNENKMSQPCRTQPRPQKNMHKKSSNHTVSGALRQNNQKQNCQIDKEKLPSKSVVSNTQSRKVLQKPVSKPVGSTKTGSRKLEVLDGDKEVFQSNMRNFPRKKRSIDGGFQLEKNKVAPDDLSADKNKKPVRTSSVIQKHFCNAEDSRKKGMDVVSFTFTAPLTRSMMGSESPNLGHFSENRSKRVLSESDNLKLSSLGYNVLGVGGDALSKLLEQKLQELTYEVGSSSSCNASASLDSVSSSASVFQDSGPTPDTITSKPRLNAKREHNVLLGNSSGYENRANIFDHPPRKLKHEFQGPGYMEVDPVIDAKQLLDSRHPSPVSVLEPSFVTESCFSSDSMDTDWTEGNKQSVSQAAELLGPSPLRRFHPFEADMELSDSASSLSSSVTVDTKECNPRCSFGILETN, from the exons ATGGGACTCGACAGAGAAGGCTCGAAAGGTGGAGGTTATGTGGGTGGTTTCTTTCATCTCTTTGACTGGAAGGCTAAATCTCGAAAGAAATTATTCTCGAGCAAATCAGAGATACCAG AACATTCCAAGCAGGGAAAGAAGAATGATGGAAACTTGCCCACAACACGTGTCTACCTG ATGGATGAGGATGACAGTGGAATGTGGCCTAATTCTAGAGGAAACACCGATTATAGTTGTGCTTCATCAGTCACGGATGAAGATGGATGTGGAAGTAGGGGGCCAAGTGTCGTAGCTCGTCTTATGGGATTAGATTCCATGCCTGCAACTTATTCTTCGGAGCCCTACTCCACTCCCTTCTTCGATACACAATCTCTTCGAGATGCTGAGTACAGCAGGAGGAGAAATGTTGAATACTCGCAAAACTATCATGAGATGTTGCATTCTGGAGACCTGATCGTGAAGACAGGGGATTCATTCAGGAACCATGTCGAATCAAAGCCTCAAAGTATAGTAAATCGGCCAATCGAGAAGTTCCAGACAGAAGTGATACCTCCTAAATCAGCGAAAACAATTCCCATCACGCAACATAAGCTTTTGTCTCCAATCAAATGTCCTGGTTTCGTTCCAAGCAGGAATGCTGCTCATATAATGGAAGCAGCTGCCAAGATTATCGAGTCTGCTCCTCAAGCTACTAGTTTAAAAGGCAAGATGGCCCTCCAGGGGGTGTCTTCATCTACAGGGCAATTGAGAGTTCGGGAcctcaaagagagagaggagactGTGCCAAAAGCACCATTGGGTGGGCCCTCTCCGGTGCCTCTTCGAGGTAGAGATCTGAAGGAGAAAGTTGAAGCTGCCCAGAAAGCGGCATTGAGGCTTCCCGAAGCTTCTCGGAGGCAAGCTGATTCGGATTCTGCTGCAGCGAGGTATCTTAGAGGACATGCCCTGAGCAAAAGTTTTAACGGCGGGGCAGGTCCATCATCTTCTTTCAGAGCTTCTGCTGACAAAGAAGAAAGTTCCTATGGTTCTAAGAACAATGGGAGGTCAATCTCCCTGGCAATTCAGGCAAAAGTAAACATCCAGAAGAGAGAAGGATTGACTTCAGGTGAAAGAAGTCAGTCGATGGCCCATCCAATTGAACAGAATGAGAATAAGATGAGTCAACCTTGTAGAACCCAACCACGGCCTCAGAAGAATATGCACAAGAAATCATCAAATCACACTGTTTCTGGTGCCCTGAGGCAGAACAATCAGAAGCAAAACTGTCAAATTGACAAAGAGAAGTTACCTTCAAAATCTGTAGTTTCAAACACGCAGAGTAGAAAAGTGCTCCAGAAACCTGTAAGTAAGCCTGTGGGGAGCACAAAAACCGGGTCGAGAAAGTTGGAGGTCCTTGATGGCGACAAGGAGGTTTTCCAATCTAACATGAGAAACTTCCCCAGAAAGAAACGATCAATTGATGGGGGCTTCCAGCTGGAGAAGAATAAGGTTGCTCCAGATGATTTGTCAGCGGACAAGAACAAAAAGCCAGTTCGGACGAGTTCAGTTATTCAGAAGCATTTTTGCAACGCCGAAGATAGCCGAAAGAAAGGAATGGATGTTGTTTCTTTCACCTTTACAGCTCCACTCACCCGATCTATGATGGGTTCTGAGTCTCCTAATCTCGGTCACTTCTCAGAAAACCGGAGTAAAAGAGTGCTCTCTGAGTCAGATAACCTTAAATTGTCTTCACTAGGTTATAATGTACTTGGAGTTGGAGGTGATGCTCTAAGCAAGCTTCTGGAGCAGAAGTTGCAGGAACTAACTTACGAGGTTggctcttcctcttcctgcAATGCTTCTGCAAGTTTGGATTCAGTTTCAAGCTCTGCATCTGTCTTTCAAGATTCAGGACCCACTCCTGATACCATTACATCGAAGCCAAGGCTAAATGCTAAGAGGGAGCACAATGTTTTACTCGGCAATTCATCGGGTTATGAAAATCGCGCAAACATTTTTGATCATCCTCCACGTAAATTGAAGCACGAGTTTCAG GGGCCTGGTTACATGGAGGTGGACCCTGTCATAGATGCAAAACAGTTGCTAGATTCGCGGCATCCAAGTCCAGTCTCTGTTCTTGAACCTTCGTTTGTGACTGAGAGTTGCTTTTCTTCAGATAGCATGGACACTGATTGGACTGAAG gaaacaaGCAATCGGTTTCTCAAGCTGCAGAACTTCTGGGACCAAGCCCTTTAAGAAGATTTCATCCTTTTGAAGCTGATATGGAATTATCAGATTCAGCTTCTTCACTATCCAGCAGTGTTACTGTGGACACAAAAGAATGCAACCCCAGATGTTCTTTCGGAATTCTCGAAACCAACTGA
- the LOC116192242 gene encoding uncharacterized protein LOC116192242 isoform X1, whose product MGLDREGSKGGGYVGGFFHLFDWKAKSRKKLFSSKSEIPEHSKQGKKNDGNLPTTRVYLDQMDEDDSGMWPNSRGNTDYSCASSVTDEDGCGSRGPSVVARLMGLDSMPATYSSEPYSTPFFDTQSLRDAEYSRRRNVEYSQNYHEMLHSGDLIVKTGDSFRNHVESKPQSIVNRPIEKFQTEVIPPKSAKTIPITQHKLLSPIKCPGFVPSRNAAHIMEAAAKIIESAPQATSLKGKMALQGVSSSTGQLRVRDLKEREETVPKAPLGGPSPVPLRGRDLKEKVEAAQKAALRLPEASRRQADSDSAAARYLRGHALSKSFNGGAGPSSSFRASADKEESSYGSKNNGRSISLAIQAKVNIQKREGLTSGERSQSMAHPIEQNENKMSQPCRTQPRPQKNMHKKSSNHTVSGALRQNNQKQNCQIDKEKLPSKSVVSNTQSRKVLQKPVSKPVGSTKTGSRKLEVLDGDKEVFQSNMRNFPRKKRSIDGGFQLEKNKVAPDDLSADKNKKPVRTSSVIQKHFCNAEDSRKKGMDVVSFTFTAPLTRSMMGSESPNLGHFSENRSKRVLSESDNLKLSSLGYNVLGVGGDALSKLLEQKLQELTYEVGSSSSCNASASLDSVSSSASVFQDSGPTPDTITSKPRLNAKREHNVLLGNSSGYENRANIFDHPPRKLKHEFQGPGYMEVDPVIDAKQLLDSRHPSPVSVLEPSFVTESCFSSDSMDTDWTEGNKQSVSQAAELLGPSPLRRFHPFEADMELSDSASSLSSSVTVDTKECNPRCSFGILETN is encoded by the exons ATGGGACTCGACAGAGAAGGCTCGAAAGGTGGAGGTTATGTGGGTGGTTTCTTTCATCTCTTTGACTGGAAGGCTAAATCTCGAAAGAAATTATTCTCGAGCAAATCAGAGATACCAG AACATTCCAAGCAGGGAAAGAAGAATGATGGAAACTTGCCCACAACACGTGTCTACCTG GATCAGATGGATGAGGATGACAGTGGAATGTGGCCTAATTCTAGAGGAAACACCGATTATAGTTGTGCTTCATCAGTCACGGATGAAGATGGATGTGGAAGTAGGGGGCCAAGTGTCGTAGCTCGTCTTATGGGATTAGATTCCATGCCTGCAACTTATTCTTCGGAGCCCTACTCCACTCCCTTCTTCGATACACAATCTCTTCGAGATGCTGAGTACAGCAGGAGGAGAAATGTTGAATACTCGCAAAACTATCATGAGATGTTGCATTCTGGAGACCTGATCGTGAAGACAGGGGATTCATTCAGGAACCATGTCGAATCAAAGCCTCAAAGTATAGTAAATCGGCCAATCGAGAAGTTCCAGACAGAAGTGATACCTCCTAAATCAGCGAAAACAATTCCCATCACGCAACATAAGCTTTTGTCTCCAATCAAATGTCCTGGTTTCGTTCCAAGCAGGAATGCTGCTCATATAATGGAAGCAGCTGCCAAGATTATCGAGTCTGCTCCTCAAGCTACTAGTTTAAAAGGCAAGATGGCCCTCCAGGGGGTGTCTTCATCTACAGGGCAATTGAGAGTTCGGGAcctcaaagagagagaggagactGTGCCAAAAGCACCATTGGGTGGGCCCTCTCCGGTGCCTCTTCGAGGTAGAGATCTGAAGGAGAAAGTTGAAGCTGCCCAGAAAGCGGCATTGAGGCTTCCCGAAGCTTCTCGGAGGCAAGCTGATTCGGATTCTGCTGCAGCGAGGTATCTTAGAGGACATGCCCTGAGCAAAAGTTTTAACGGCGGGGCAGGTCCATCATCTTCTTTCAGAGCTTCTGCTGACAAAGAAGAAAGTTCCTATGGTTCTAAGAACAATGGGAGGTCAATCTCCCTGGCAATTCAGGCAAAAGTAAACATCCAGAAGAGAGAAGGATTGACTTCAGGTGAAAGAAGTCAGTCGATGGCCCATCCAATTGAACAGAATGAGAATAAGATGAGTCAACCTTGTAGAACCCAACCACGGCCTCAGAAGAATATGCACAAGAAATCATCAAATCACACTGTTTCTGGTGCCCTGAGGCAGAACAATCAGAAGCAAAACTGTCAAATTGACAAAGAGAAGTTACCTTCAAAATCTGTAGTTTCAAACACGCAGAGTAGAAAAGTGCTCCAGAAACCTGTAAGTAAGCCTGTGGGGAGCACAAAAACCGGGTCGAGAAAGTTGGAGGTCCTTGATGGCGACAAGGAGGTTTTCCAATCTAACATGAGAAACTTCCCCAGAAAGAAACGATCAATTGATGGGGGCTTCCAGCTGGAGAAGAATAAGGTTGCTCCAGATGATTTGTCAGCGGACAAGAACAAAAAGCCAGTTCGGACGAGTTCAGTTATTCAGAAGCATTTTTGCAACGCCGAAGATAGCCGAAAGAAAGGAATGGATGTTGTTTCTTTCACCTTTACAGCTCCACTCACCCGATCTATGATGGGTTCTGAGTCTCCTAATCTCGGTCACTTCTCAGAAAACCGGAGTAAAAGAGTGCTCTCTGAGTCAGATAACCTTAAATTGTCTTCACTAGGTTATAATGTACTTGGAGTTGGAGGTGATGCTCTAAGCAAGCTTCTGGAGCAGAAGTTGCAGGAACTAACTTACGAGGTTggctcttcctcttcctgcAATGCTTCTGCAAGTTTGGATTCAGTTTCAAGCTCTGCATCTGTCTTTCAAGATTCAGGACCCACTCCTGATACCATTACATCGAAGCCAAGGCTAAATGCTAAGAGGGAGCACAATGTTTTACTCGGCAATTCATCGGGTTATGAAAATCGCGCAAACATTTTTGATCATCCTCCACGTAAATTGAAGCACGAGTTTCAG GGGCCTGGTTACATGGAGGTGGACCCTGTCATAGATGCAAAACAGTTGCTAGATTCGCGGCATCCAAGTCCAGTCTCTGTTCTTGAACCTTCGTTTGTGACTGAGAGTTGCTTTTCTTCAGATAGCATGGACACTGATTGGACTGAAG gaaacaaGCAATCGGTTTCTCAAGCTGCAGAACTTCTGGGACCAAGCCCTTTAAGAAGATTTCATCCTTTTGAAGCTGATATGGAATTATCAGATTCAGCTTCTTCACTATCCAGCAGTGTTACTGTGGACACAAAAGAATGCAACCCCAGATGTTCTTTCGGAATTCTCGAAACCAACTGA